One genomic region from Kineosporia corallincola encodes:
- a CDS encoding SigE family RNA polymerase sigma factor, whose amino-acid sequence MKQDLKDRFQLMALAELPRLRRFALAVCGDPHQADDHVQNTLERMYVAWPRVHDISRPGAYLRAILVRQMLNEKRRPWRREHSADRLPDPGYETTPGADLHLDLSRALAGLTTKQRAVVVMRYVEDRPVAEVAQIMRITPGTVKRQCADAVVRLRRVLGDDFIDDGADEVRAVSSTPVLDLDETGRGLQ is encoded by the coding sequence ATGAAGCAGGACCTGAAAGACCGGTTCCAGCTCATGGCGCTGGCGGAGCTGCCGCGCCTGCGCCGGTTCGCGCTGGCGGTCTGCGGCGATCCGCACCAGGCAGACGACCATGTGCAGAACACGCTGGAACGGATGTACGTGGCCTGGCCCAGGGTGCACGACATCTCCCGGCCCGGAGCATATTTGAGGGCGATTCTGGTGCGGCAGATGCTGAACGAGAAACGGCGTCCGTGGCGTCGTGAACACAGCGCCGACCGGTTACCCGACCCGGGCTACGAGACCACTCCGGGCGCCGACCTGCACCTGGATCTCAGCCGCGCGCTGGCCGGGCTCACCACCAAGCAGCGGGCGGTGGTGGTGATGCGCTACGTCGAAGACCGGCCCGTGGCGGAGGTCGCGCAGATCATGCGTATCACCCCCGGCACCGTGAAGCGCCAGTGCGCCGATGCCGTGGTGCGCCTGCGCCGGGTGCTCGGCGACGACTTCATCGACGACGGCGCGGACGAGGTCCGCGCGGTGTCGTCCACTCCCGTACTCGACCTCGACGAGACCGGCAGGGGGCTCCAGTGA
- a CDS encoding DUF5682 family protein, with protein MSEVFEPLRQQLLDAAAAFTGGPAALPEILTGLVDDVDHAMAEPLEIFPVCHHSPASALAMGRRLREKQPRVVYLELCEDLQPLLTELRNCRLPVALQAFASDLDGFPKAWGPLSVVAPVTEASAEYQAIAYALETPGVELVLVDRSADHVFQWMPHDQEQETRDDTEDDLHGDAVGVEIGDLRPRFAELEEHLLHHGRVRHWSEWWDQYVEQPLAGADHDTYRQVMTLIGSLFRRLTPEGTRRLAMDEDRERYMWTRIREHLAGSGVDRADCLYVCGAFHAVSRVVEAGSEPGTPDLDITPRSATAWLYGLIPSSHSAIEAQFGLAPGSVSIAAATWQKELSRSRLSPFRLTGQKGGRRKTVKALPPAAVAAPATDRLTGYLAAPPPPGGLDDAELRGWCVDLVRLARRNGYLASTADAIAVFETSVLLAGMRGRARPTPYDFQDAAVTCIEKDVVPGRRDVRRICEILLGGDKVGQVGYEALPPLARDVHDRLEPLGLDLTSRTIRRALLDLTADPGLADCSRLLWRLQYLLPGHAVRTIMGSRRLGERSVQESWDLDLGRNQRALIELGYEGVTVEQVLEQRLRHAVHDPKATAADALNAVEDSLRLLDSPRLSDELGRRAVELLGAERTVDEAPLVLGRIRRLIAYYESPSHPGDVLPGWCQQFVTAGYAHYCTLLPTAFGDEETGVRQVAAMLGFLFSMEGLALSLGCERTQLELAVRQSVPYGPAKTALFWAARHQLGDLAVGDLREHCDELLANPLVVPSFPQYVAGFVHALEPVPRLAPFVVETISKAFARLPDPVLLPWLPTLIITLREEAAELVPVLTREAGRTFPGRLPALDAWTAPWNRVPKPGRQRAGQGVGQEAGHRQNPVVAGARRLLDAHPGAALGVAGLLGRPGEWTTGGVAGWPEAEPGATGTEAAATEVAATEAGVAEAVRLLQTHPATTNAVAQLIGG; from the coding sequence ATGAGTGAGGTCTTCGAGCCGCTGCGGCAGCAGCTCCTCGACGCCGCGGCCGCCTTCACCGGCGGCCCGGCGGCGCTGCCCGAGATCCTCACCGGCCTGGTCGACGACGTGGACCACGCCATGGCCGAGCCCCTGGAGATCTTCCCGGTCTGCCACCACTCCCCGGCCTCCGCGCTGGCGATGGGCCGGCGGCTGCGCGAGAAACAGCCCAGGGTGGTCTATCTGGAGCTCTGCGAAGACCTCCAGCCGCTGCTGACCGAGCTGCGCAACTGCCGGCTGCCGGTGGCGCTCCAGGCGTTCGCCTCCGACCTCGACGGGTTCCCGAAGGCCTGGGGCCCGCTGAGCGTGGTCGCCCCGGTCACCGAGGCCTCGGCCGAGTACCAGGCCATCGCCTACGCCCTGGAGACCCCCGGGGTGGAGCTGGTTCTGGTCGACCGCTCCGCCGACCACGTGTTCCAGTGGATGCCGCACGACCAGGAGCAGGAGACCCGGGACGACACCGAGGACGATCTGCACGGCGACGCGGTCGGGGTCGAGATCGGCGACCTGCGGCCGAGGTTCGCCGAGCTGGAGGAGCACCTGCTGCACCACGGGCGGGTGCGGCACTGGTCGGAGTGGTGGGACCAGTACGTGGAGCAGCCCCTGGCCGGGGCCGACCACGACACCTACCGCCAGGTGATGACGCTGATCGGCAGCCTGTTCCGGCGGCTCACGCCGGAGGGCACGCGGCGCCTGGCCATGGACGAAGACCGCGAGCGCTACATGTGGACGCGGATCCGCGAGCACCTGGCGGGTTCCGGGGTGGACCGGGCCGACTGTCTTTACGTGTGCGGGGCCTTCCACGCGGTCAGCCGGGTGGTCGAGGCCGGGTCCGAGCCGGGCACGCCCGACCTGGACATCACCCCACGCAGTGCCACCGCCTGGCTCTACGGGCTGATCCCCTCCAGTCACTCGGCGATCGAGGCGCAGTTCGGCCTGGCTCCGGGCTCGGTGTCGATCGCGGCGGCCACCTGGCAGAAAGAGCTCAGCCGGTCGCGTCTTTCACCGTTCCGGCTGACAGGCCAGAAGGGTGGACGACGCAAGACCGTCAAGGCCCTGCCCCCGGCCGCCGTCGCGGCGCCGGCCACCGACCGGCTCACCGGGTATCTGGCGGCTCCTCCCCCGCCGGGCGGCCTCGACGACGCGGAACTGCGTGGCTGGTGCGTCGACCTGGTCCGGCTGGCACGGCGGAACGGTTATCTGGCCAGCACGGCCGACGCGATCGCCGTGTTCGAGACCTCGGTGCTGCTGGCCGGTATGCGGGGCCGGGCGCGACCCACCCCGTACGACTTCCAGGACGCGGCGGTCACCTGCATCGAGAAGGACGTGGTGCCGGGCCGGCGGGACGTACGCCGGATCTGCGAGATCCTGCTCGGGGGCGACAAGGTCGGCCAGGTCGGCTACGAGGCGCTGCCACCGCTGGCCCGTGACGTGCACGACCGGCTGGAACCGCTGGGGCTCGACCTGACGTCGCGCACCATCCGCCGGGCGCTGCTCGACCTGACCGCGGATCCCGGGCTGGCCGACTGCTCGCGGCTGCTGTGGCGTCTCCAGTACCTGCTGCCGGGTCATGCCGTGCGCACCATCATGGGATCGCGGCGGCTCGGTGAGCGGTCGGTGCAGGAGAGCTGGGACCTCGACCTGGGCCGCAACCAGCGGGCCCTGATCGAGCTGGGTTACGAGGGCGTCACCGTGGAACAGGTGCTGGAGCAGCGTCTCCGGCATGCGGTGCACGATCCGAAGGCCACCGCGGCCGATGCCCTGAACGCCGTGGAAGACTCGCTGCGGCTGCTCGACAGCCCTCGGCTGAGCGACGAGCTGGGCCGGCGGGCGGTCGAGCTGCTCGGCGCCGAGCGCACGGTCGACGAGGCGCCGCTGGTGCTGGGCCGCATCCGGCGGCTGATCGCCTACTACGAGAGCCCGTCCCATCCCGGCGACGTGCTGCCCGGCTGGTGTCAGCAGTTCGTCACGGCCGGCTATGCGCACTACTGCACCCTGCTGCCCACGGCGTTCGGCGACGAGGAGACCGGGGTCCGGCAGGTGGCGGCCATGCTGGGCTTCCTGTTCAGCATGGAAGGGCTGGCCCTGAGCCTGGGCTGCGAGCGCACCCAGCTGGAACTGGCCGTGCGGCAGTCAGTTCCGTACGGCCCGGCGAAGACCGCGTTGTTCTGGGCGGCCCGGCACCAGCTCGGCGACCTGGCGGTCGGTGACCTGCGCGAGCACTGCGACGAGTTGCTGGCCAACCCTCTCGTCGTGCCCAGTTTCCCGCAGTACGTGGCCGGTTTCGTGCATGCCCTGGAGCCGGTCCCGAGGCTGGCGCCGTTCGTCGTCGAGACCATCTCGAAGGCCTTCGCCCGGCTGCCCGACCCGGTGCTGCTGCCCTGGCTGCCCACGCTGATCATCACGCTGCGCGAAGAGGCCGCGGAGCTGGTGCCGGTGCTCACGCGGGAGGCCGGGCGCACGTTCCCGGGTCGGCTGCCCGCGCTGGACGCCTGGACGGCGCCGTGGAACCGGGTGCCGAAGCCGGGCCGCCAGAGGGCGGGGCAGGGGGTTGGGCAGGAGGCCGGTCATCGGCAGAACCCGGTCGTGGCCGGGGCGCGCCGGTTGCTCGACGCCCATCCAGGGGCAGCGCTGGGGGTGGCCGGCCTGCTGGGCCGGCCGGGAGAGTGGACGACAGGCGGTGTGGCAGGGTGGCCCGAGGCGGAGCCCGGAGCAACGGGAACTGAGGCTGCGGCGACGGAGGTTGCGGCAACTGAGGCTGGAGTGGCTGAGGCTGTCCGGCTGCTCCAGACCCATCCGGCCACCACGAACGCGGTGGCGCAACTGATCGGAGGCTGA
- a CDS encoding vWA domain-containing protein, whose protein sequence is MTPDETTQALENRRQVLYWRLLARLFDPDEQPALETASVAVVDDLGLPAALLDPATSIDSLVQRFPQLEAEFDGLMTAEKSQTGGRELEVRRAALASKVLYNVFATGTGEVTAGQLARWQSDAGWFERACGFEPGGMRGRGAGTGSGSGAGAGTGSGSGAGVGTGPGSGPARLGPVLGSIEGDLVKRMHLREVLADDRLARQLTPSMSLIEQLLRDKDNLDGVALANARALIKKFVDEVAEVLKTQVAQASSGTIDRSIPPKRVFRNLDIDRTIWKNLPNWNPDDQKLYVDRLFYKQTAKRITPARMIVVVDQSGSMVDAMVNCTILASIFAGLPKVDVHLIAYDTRALDLTPWVHDPFEVLLRTQLGGGTDGRAALELTRPKIADARNTVVVWISDFYEWQEKEVFTGLEALHRSGVKLIPVGSVSSGGQQSVNPWFRQRFKAQGTPVLSGHVRKLVTELKTFLS, encoded by the coding sequence ATGACACCCGACGAGACCACCCAGGCCCTGGAGAACCGCCGTCAGGTGCTGTACTGGCGGCTTCTGGCCAGGCTTTTCGACCCCGACGAGCAGCCGGCCCTGGAGACCGCCAGCGTGGCCGTCGTCGACGACCTGGGCCTGCCCGCGGCCCTGCTCGACCCGGCCACCTCGATCGACAGTCTGGTGCAGCGTTTTCCCCAGTTGGAGGCCGAGTTCGACGGCCTGATGACGGCGGAGAAGTCGCAGACCGGTGGCAGGGAGCTGGAGGTGCGCCGGGCCGCGCTGGCGTCCAAGGTGCTGTACAACGTGTTCGCCACCGGCACCGGTGAGGTCACCGCCGGTCAGCTGGCGCGCTGGCAGTCCGACGCCGGATGGTTCGAGCGGGCCTGCGGTTTCGAGCCGGGCGGGATGCGGGGCCGGGGCGCGGGTACGGGCTCCGGCTCGGGGGCGGGCGCGGGTACCGGCTCCGGCTCCGGGGCGGGCGTGGGCACGGGCCCCGGCAGCGGCCCGGCGCGGCTCGGGCCGGTGCTGGGTTCCATCGAGGGCGATCTGGTCAAGCGTATGCACCTGCGTGAGGTGCTGGCCGACGACCGGCTGGCCCGGCAGCTCACGCCGAGCATGTCGCTGATCGAGCAGTTGCTGCGCGACAAGGACAACCTCGACGGGGTGGCGCTGGCCAATGCCAGGGCGCTGATCAAGAAGTTCGTCGACGAGGTCGCCGAGGTGCTGAAGACCCAGGTGGCGCAGGCCAGTTCGGGAACGATCGACCGGTCGATCCCGCCGAAGCGGGTGTTCCGCAACCTCGACATCGACCGCACCATCTGGAAGAACCTGCCGAACTGGAACCCGGACGACCAGAAGCTGTACGTCGACCGGCTGTTCTACAAGCAGACCGCCAAGCGCATCACCCCGGCCCGGATGATCGTGGTGGTGGACCAGTCCGGGTCGATGGTCGACGCGATGGTGAACTGCACCATCCTGGCGTCCATCTTCGCCGGGCTGCCCAAGGTCGACGTGCACCTGATCGCCTATGACACCCGGGCCCTCGACCTCACCCCGTGGGTGCACGACCCGTTCGAGGTGCTGCTGCGCACCCAGCTCGGCGGCGGCACCGACGGCCGGGCCGCGCTGGAACTGACCCGTCCCAAGATCGCCGACGCCCGCAACACCGTCGTGGTCTGGATCTCCGACTTCTACGAGTGGCAGGAGAAGGAGGTGTTCACCGGCCTGGAGGCCCTGCACCGGTCGGGAGTGAAGCTGATCCCGGTCGGGTCGGTCTCCAGCGGTGGGCAGCAGAGCGTGAATCCCTGGTTCCGGCAGCGGTTCAAGGCCCAGGGCACCCCGGTGCTCTCCGGTCACGTGCGCAAGCTGGTGACCGAGCTGAAGACCTTCCTGAGCTGA
- a CDS encoding phosphotransferase enzyme family protein, whose protein sequence is MVDAEVCRAWGITPGNLLSARATRTWAAERNGEPYIVQRFPFAIDYQLKVAAALRERGWPTPQPAREPLTGENGVWALFHRLPGEPAHTLDHRARGRLLAELHSDALATGITDQREGWTGPAQRVADPELESWLRRYEKCSPQAGTLLLRCRDAALEWFTAHPSPEAPSGVIHGDFTPWNLLYSGGQLTGVLDFEGTHHTFQVADFALSWRGHQDDVLRGYDEVRPLTDAEWNLILPVYWSWLLLGLTALPVEKADLRWQVDHLHRHSPLLAGKTGRGGLFNHGRR, encoded by the coding sequence GTGGTGGATGCCGAGGTGTGCAGAGCCTGGGGAATCACGCCCGGAAATCTGCTCAGTGCCCGAGCCACCCGCACCTGGGCAGCCGAACGGAATGGCGAGCCGTACATCGTCCAGCGTTTCCCCTTCGCCATTGATTATCAGCTGAAGGTGGCGGCAGCTCTGCGCGAGCGGGGCTGGCCGACCCCGCAACCGGCGCGTGAGCCGCTGACCGGCGAGAACGGCGTCTGGGCGCTGTTTCACCGACTGCCCGGCGAACCTGCCCACACGCTCGATCACCGGGCCCGGGGAAGGCTGCTCGCCGAACTTCACTCGGATGCCCTCGCCACCGGCATCACCGACCAGCGTGAGGGATGGACGGGGCCCGCCCAGCGGGTCGCCGATCCCGAGCTGGAGAGCTGGCTCCGCCGGTACGAGAAGTGCAGTCCGCAGGCCGGGACGCTGCTCCTGAGGTGCCGTGACGCCGCACTGGAATGGTTCACGGCCCATCCGTCGCCGGAAGCCCCGAGCGGTGTCATTCACGGTGACTTCACCCCCTGGAACCTGCTGTACAGCGGTGGACAGCTGACGGGGGTCCTGGACTTCGAGGGAACGCATCACACGTTCCAGGTGGCCGACTTCGCGTTGTCCTGGCGCGGCCACCAGGACGACGTTCTACGCGGCTACGACGAGGTGCGCCCGCTGACCGACGCGGAGTGGAATCTGATCCTGCCGGTCTACTGGTCCTGGTTGCTCCTCGGGCTCACGGCGCTGCCGGTCGAGAAGGCCGACCTCCGCTGGCAGGTGGATCATCTGCACCGGCACTCGCCGCTGTTGGCCGGCAAGACCGGTCGGGGCGGTCTGTTCAATCATGGACGACGATGA
- a CDS encoding SMI1/KNR4 family protein: MCPTSITQWQDFLARFDPAGSRNPATEAEIRAAEERLGTALPPGLRDFLAASNGWDHVAVCSTTELRWTDDPAHDLVDAWSSFEEVIELIGRCLVVIDTGEGHLGLVDATRTSGDGEWVAYAWAAGDGIDPRPFPDFTALLTELAEEELTTR; the protein is encoded by the coding sequence ATGTGTCCCACCAGCATCACGCAGTGGCAGGACTTCCTGGCCCGGTTCGATCCGGCCGGCAGCCGGAATCCCGCCACCGAGGCCGAGATCCGGGCCGCCGAAGAGCGTCTGGGCACGGCACTGCCGCCCGGCCTGCGCGACTTCCTGGCAGCCAGCAACGGCTGGGACCACGTGGCGGTCTGCTCCACCACCGAACTGCGCTGGACCGACGACCCGGCCCACGACCTGGTCGACGCCTGGTCGAGCTTCGAGGAGGTGATCGAGCTGATCGGCCGGTGCCTGGTGGTGATCGACACCGGCGAAGGCCATCTCGGGCTGGTCGACGCCACCCGCACCTCCGGCGACGGCGAGTGGGTGGCCTACGCCTGGGCGGCCGGGGACGGCATCGATCCCCGGCCCTTCCCGGACTTCACGGCCCTGCTCACCGAGCTGGCCGAGGAGGAGCTCACCACCCGGTAG
- a CDS encoding HAD family hydrolase, with amino-acid sequence MRVAIIDLDGTLIDRDSAFARWADHFCAENGLDRVLVGKLDIRFRSRRQQFFAELVTSFDLAADPSEIWAEYRSLMPTFAAAFPGVREGLTALRESGWRLALLSNGEADNQNGKLEKNDLLEFFDIVRISGESGLRKPDSAAYLDAVAAMGISGGTLPWMLGDDPLMDVVGPARLGLSTAWVSHGRTWPGGSPGPDLSARSPAQALHRLSQVR; translated from the coding sequence ATGCGGGTGGCGATCATCGATCTGGACGGAACGCTGATCGACCGGGACTCTGCCTTCGCCCGCTGGGCCGATCATTTCTGCGCCGAGAACGGCCTCGACCGTGTTCTGGTCGGCAAGCTGGACATTCGCTTCCGGTCACGGCGACAGCAGTTCTTCGCCGAGTTGGTCACATCCTTCGACCTGGCGGCGGATCCATCGGAGATTTGGGCCGAATATCGTTCGCTGATGCCCACCTTCGCGGCAGCATTTCCTGGCGTCCGGGAAGGATTGACGGCATTACGGGAGTCCGGCTGGCGGCTGGCCCTGCTGAGCAATGGGGAAGCGGACAACCAAAACGGAAAGCTCGAAAAGAACGACCTTCTGGAGTTTTTCGATATCGTCCGGATTTCCGGCGAGTCCGGCCTGCGCAAGCCGGATTCCGCTGCCTACCTGGACGCCGTTGCAGCCATGGGGATCTCGGGCGGAACACTGCCGTGGATGCTCGGCGACGATCCCCTGATGGACGTCGTGGGGCCCGCCCGGCTCGGCCTCTCGACGGCATGGGTCAGCCATGGCCGCACCTGGCCCGGCGGATCACCGGGGCCGGACCTCTCGGCCCGCTCCCCCGCGCAGGCCCTGCACCGGTTGTCGCAGGTCAGGTGA
- a CDS encoding ATP-binding protein, with protein sequence MSEILRAPAEVKYAEELEWLESVDTGPKPFSWRLSPKMVRTFVLGSERADGLDREISQKWFGDRSIVERAIVTLASDRGLLLIGDPGTGKSWLAELLAAAISRNSTLVVQGTAGTTEDHIKYSWNVSMVIAKGQSRDSMIPSPIMSAMEGGVIGRFEELTRATSDVQDALISILSEKYVSIPELDDDNIVFAKPGFSVIATANSRDRGVNDLSSALKRRFNFVRIPVVTNKKSEAEIVRFRTEELLRRHSIELEVPPTLFDVLLQSFADLRAAAAAAKTDDEKLESALSTAEQIGVLEDAVLHSTFFGENQLTAQTLAGSLVGSLARRSPEDLAILNTYWHGVVEPRSQQETDGGPWTGFLEGGRQAISALS encoded by the coding sequence ATGAGTGAGATCCTGCGCGCCCCCGCCGAAGTGAAGTACGCCGAGGAACTCGAGTGGCTGGAGTCGGTCGACACCGGGCCGAAGCCGTTCTCCTGGCGGCTCAGCCCCAAGATGGTGCGCACGTTCGTGCTGGGCTCGGAGCGGGCCGACGGGCTCGACCGCGAGATCAGCCAGAAGTGGTTCGGTGACCGCAGCATCGTCGAGCGGGCCATCGTCACCCTGGCCTCCGACCGCGGCCTGCTGCTGATCGGCGACCCGGGCACCGGCAAGAGCTGGCTGGCCGAGCTGCTGGCCGCCGCGATCAGCCGCAACTCCACGCTGGTCGTGCAGGGCACGGCAGGCACCACCGAAGACCACATCAAGTACTCGTGGAACGTCTCGATGGTGATCGCGAAGGGGCAGTCCCGGGACTCGATGATCCCCTCGCCGATCATGAGCGCCATGGAGGGCGGCGTGATCGGGCGGTTCGAGGAGCTCACCCGGGCCACCAGCGACGTGCAAGACGCGCTGATCTCGATCCTGTCCGAGAAGTACGTGTCCATACCGGAACTCGACGACGACAACATCGTGTTCGCCAAGCCCGGGTTCTCGGTGATCGCCACCGCCAACAGCCGTGACCGGGGCGTCAACGACCTGTCGTCGGCGCTGAAGCGGCGATTCAACTTCGTCCGGATCCCGGTGGTCACGAACAAGAAGAGCGAGGCGGAGATCGTCCGTTTCCGCACCGAGGAACTGCTGCGCCGGCACTCGATCGAGCTGGAGGTGCCGCCGACGCTGTTCGACGTGCTGCTCCAGAGCTTCGCCGACCTACGGGCCGCCGCGGCCGCCGCCAAGACCGACGACGAGAAACTGGAGTCGGCCCTGTCCACGGCCGAGCAGATCGGCGTGCTCGAAGACGCCGTGCTGCACAGCACCTTCTTCGGTGAGAACCAGCTGACCGCCCAGACACTGGCCGGGTCGCTGGTCGGGTCGCTGGCCCGCCGCAGCCCGGAAGACCTGGCCATCCTCAACACCTACTGGCACGGCGTGGTGGAGCCGCGCAGCCAGCAGGAGACCGACGGCGGCCCGTGGACGGGCTTCCTCGAGGGTGGCCGCCAGGCGATCAGCGCCCTGTCATGA
- a CDS encoding GuaB1 family IMP dehydrogenase-related protein, with amino-acid sequence MRFLDDHRPQRDLTYNDVFIAPGRSSVASRFDVDLAGPDGTGTTIPVVVANMTAISGRRMAETVARRGGMAVLPQDLPLDVVAEVVAWVKGRHPVFETPVELHEHDTVAAALSLLPKRAHGAAVVLDDERHVLGVVTAADCHGVDRFTQVGAVMTPGVVSIDADTAESDLEAAFGVLHETRRKFAPVVRDGVLVGALTRTGALRSTVYTPALDGAGRLRIAAAVGINGDVAATTKALLDAGVDTLVVDTAHGHQEKMIEALGAVRSVDPQVPVVAGNVVTAQGTLDLIEAGANIVKVGVGPGAMCTTRMMTGVGRPQFSAVLECSAAARSAGGHVWADGGVRHPRDVALALAAGASQVMVGSWFAGTHESPGDLTVDASGKAYKESFGMASARAVAARTKADSPFQRARKGLFEEGISSSRMYLEPGRPGVEDLIDQITSGVRSAFTYVGARSVEEFSDKVVIGMQSPAGYEEGRPLPTGW; translated from the coding sequence GTGCGCTTTCTCGACGATCACCGGCCGCAGCGTGATCTGACCTACAACGACGTCTTCATCGCTCCCGGTCGCTCCTCGGTGGCCTCGCGGTTCGACGTCGACCTGGCCGGCCCCGACGGCACCGGCACGACGATCCCGGTGGTCGTGGCGAACATGACGGCGATCTCCGGGCGCCGGATGGCCGAGACGGTGGCCCGCCGCGGCGGGATGGCGGTGCTGCCCCAGGACCTGCCGCTCGACGTGGTGGCCGAGGTGGTCGCCTGGGTGAAGGGGCGGCACCCGGTCTTCGAGACGCCCGTGGAACTGCACGAGCACGACACCGTGGCGGCCGCGCTCAGCCTGCTGCCCAAGCGGGCCCACGGCGCGGCCGTGGTGCTCGACGACGAGCGGCACGTGCTGGGCGTCGTCACCGCGGCCGACTGCCACGGCGTCGACCGGTTCACCCAGGTCGGTGCGGTGATGACACCGGGTGTGGTGTCGATCGACGCGGACACCGCGGAGAGCGACCTGGAGGCCGCGTTCGGCGTGCTGCACGAGACCCGGCGCAAGTTCGCCCCGGTGGTGCGGGACGGCGTGCTGGTGGGTGCCCTCACCCGCACCGGGGCGCTGCGGTCCACGGTGTACACCCCGGCCCTGGACGGCGCCGGCCGGCTGCGGATCGCGGCCGCCGTGGGCATCAACGGCGACGTCGCGGCGACCACGAAGGCCCTGCTCGACGCCGGGGTGGACACCCTGGTCGTCGACACCGCCCACGGTCACCAGGAGAAGATGATCGAGGCGCTGGGCGCGGTGCGCTCGGTCGACCCGCAGGTGCCGGTGGTGGCCGGGAACGTGGTCACCGCCCAGGGCACGCTGGACCTGATCGAGGCCGGGGCGAACATCGTCAAGGTCGGGGTCGGGCCGGGCGCCATGTGCACCACGCGCATGATGACCGGTGTCGGGCGTCCCCAGTTCTCCGCCGTCCTGGAGTGCTCCGCCGCTGCCCGCTCGGCCGGTGGGCACGTGTGGGCCGACGGCGGTGTGCGTCACCCCCGGGACGTGGCCCTCGCGCTGGCCGCCGGGGCCAGCCAGGTGATGGTCGGGTCGTGGTTCGCGGGCACCCACGAGAGCCCGGGTGACCTCACCGTCGACGCCTCCGGCAAGGCCTACAAAGAGAGCTTCGGCATGGCCTCGGCCCGTGCGGTGGCCGCCCGCACCAAGGCCGACTCGCCGTTCCAGCGGGCTCGTAAGGGCCTGTTCGAGGAGGGCATCTCCAGCTCGCGGATGTACCTGGAGCCGGGGCGTCCGGGCGTGGAGGACCTGATCGACCAGATCACCTCGGGCGTGCGGTCGGCGTTCACCTACGTGGGCGCGCGGTCGGTGGAGGAGTTCTCCGACAAGGTCGTCATCGGTATGCAGTCGCCGGCCGGTTACGAGGAGGGGCGCCCGCTGCCTACCGGGTGGTGA
- a CDS encoding D-2-hydroxyacid dehydrogenase family protein: MPDITAVAILDDYQDVALTYADWSSLRPTVFREPFADEDAVVAALEPFDVVVAMRERTRFPAGVLRRLPRLRLLVTTGPVNAAIDVPAARELGVTVCGTGGGGRQATIELTWGLILALARHIPQEDRRLRDGGWQRTVGTDLAGRRLGLIGLGGIGSAVARIGLAFGMDVAAWSTNLDAEHARSLGVTPVERDELLTTADIVSVHLRLSERTRGLLGERELALLKPTALVVNTSRGPIIHEAALLKALHESRIGGAALDVYDTEPLPADSPWRSAPRTVLTPHIGYVSENTYRSFYSDALEDILAYSAGSPIRVIGG; this comes from the coding sequence ATGCCCGACATCACGGCGGTGGCGATCCTCGACGACTACCAAGACGTCGCCCTGACCTACGCGGACTGGTCGTCGTTGCGGCCCACGGTGTTCCGTGAGCCCTTCGCGGACGAAGACGCCGTGGTGGCCGCGCTGGAACCGTTCGACGTCGTGGTGGCCATGCGTGAGCGCACCCGTTTCCCGGCGGGTGTGCTGCGCCGGCTGCCCCGGCTCAGGCTCCTGGTGACGACGGGCCCGGTGAACGCCGCCATCGACGTCCCCGCAGCCCGTGAGCTGGGCGTCACGGTCTGCGGCACCGGGGGTGGTGGGCGTCAGGCCACCATCGAGCTGACCTGGGGCCTGATCCTGGCCCTGGCCCGGCACATCCCGCAGGAAGACCGAAGGCTGCGCGACGGCGGCTGGCAGCGGACGGTCGGTACCGACCTGGCGGGGCGGAGGCTGGGCCTGATCGGGCTGGGCGGGATCGGCAGCGCCGTGGCCCGCATCGGCCTGGCCTTCGGCATGGACGTGGCGGCCTGGAGCACGAATCTCGATGCGGAGCATGCCCGTTCGCTGGGCGTGACCCCGGTCGAGCGGGACGAACTGCTCACCACGGCAGACATCGTGTCGGTGCATCTGAGGCTGTCCGAGCGCACGCGGGGCCTGCTCGGTGAACGGGAACTGGCCCTGCTGAAGCCGACGGCGCTGGTCGTGAACACCTCGCGCGGCCCGATCATCCACGAGGCCGCCCTGTTGAAGGCCCTGCACGAGAGCCGGATCGGCGGCGCGGCCCTGGACGTGTACGACACCGAGCCCCTCCCGGCTGACTCCCCGTGGCGTTCGGCGCCCCGCACCGTGCTCACGCCTCACATCGGGTATGTCAGCGAGAACACCTATCGGTCCTTCTATTCCGATGCGCTGGAAGACATTCTGGCCTACTCGGCGGGGAGCCCGATCCGGGTGATCGGCGGGTAA
- a CDS encoding VOC family protein — protein sequence MHRSRFSTLLIDVPQDEASAAASFWSSALGVPARPVPGEEQFTNINGAFPDLVMAVQSIDGAPRFHIDIETDDLDAETTRLTGLGAVEIGRWLDCRTLRAPGGHLLCVIPVHSEQETFERLATVWE from the coding sequence ATGCATCGGAGCCGATTCTCGACCCTGCTCATCGACGTGCCCCAGGACGAAGCCTCCGCCGCCGCATCATTCTGGTCGTCAGCCCTCGGCGTGCCGGCCCGCCCCGTGCCAGGGGAGGAACAGTTCACCAACATCAACGGTGCCTTTCCCGATCTGGTGATGGCCGTGCAGTCGATCGACGGCGCCCCTCGCTTCCACATCGACATCGAGACCGACGACCTCGACGCCGAGACCACCCGGCTGACCGGCCTCGGCGCCGTGGAGATCGGCCGCTGGCTGGACTGCCGCACCCTGCGGGCGCCGGGCGGGCACCTGCTCTGCGTGATCCCCGTGCACAGTGAGCAGGAGACCTTCGAGCGTCTGGCCACGGTCTGGGAGTGA